The following proteins are encoded in a genomic region of Sparus aurata chromosome 23, fSpaAur1.1, whole genome shotgun sequence:
- the rpl3 gene encoding large ribosomal subunit protein uL3 yields MSHRKFSAPRHGSLGFLPRKRSRRHRGKAKSFPKDDPSKPVHLTAFLGYKAGMTHIVREVDRPGSKVNKKEVVEAVTIVETPPMMVVGVVGYVNTPRGLRSFKTIFAEHVSDECKRRFYKNWYKSKKKAFTKYCKKWQDDEGKKQLEKDFAAMKKYCQVIRIIAHTQMRLLPVRQKKSHLMEVQLNGGTISDKVDWAREKLEQAVPVGTVFTQDEMIDVIGVTKGHGYKGVTSRWHTKKLPRKTHRGLRKVACIGAWHPARVAFSVARAGQKGYHHRTEINKKIYKIGQGYHTKDGKLVKNNASTEYDLSNKSINPLGGFVHYGDVTNDFVMVKGCVVGVKKRVLTLRKSLLVQTSRRALEKIDLKFIDTTSKFGHGRFQTVEEKKAFMGPLKKDRITKEETA; encoded by the exons ATG TCCCACCGTAAGTTTTCGGCGCCCCGCCACGGATCCCTGGGCTTCCTGCCCCGCAAGAGGAGTCGTCGTCACCGTGGTAAGGCCAAGAGCTTCCCGAAGGATGACCCTAGCAAGCCCGTGCACCTGACTGCCTTCCTGGGCTACAAGGCTGGCATGACCCACATCGTCCGTGAGGTCGACAGACCTGGCTCAA AGGTGAACAAGAAGGAAGTGGTTGAGGCCGTGACCATTGTGGAGACTCCTCCCATGATGGTGGTCGGCGTTGTGGGTTACGTCAACACCCCCCGCGGCCTGCGTTCCTTCAAGACCATCTTTGCCGAGCACGTCAGTGATGAGTGCAAGCGTCGCTTCTACAAGAACTG GTACAAGTCCAAGAAGAAGGCCTTCACTAAATACTGCAAGAAATGGCAGGATGATGAGGGCAAGAAGCAGCTGGAGAAGGACTTTGCAGCCATGAAGAAGTACTGCCAGGTCATCCGCATCATTGCCCACACACAG ATGCGTCTGCTGCCCGTGAGGCAGAAGAAGTCTCACCTGATGGAGGTGCAGCTGAACGGCGGCACCATCTCTGACAAGGTTGACTGGGCCCgcgagaagctggagcaggccGTGCCCGTCGGCACAGTCTTCACTCAGGACGAGATGATCGACGTCATTGGTGTCACAAAGGGTCACGGATACAAGG GTGTCACCAGCCGTTGGCACACAAAGAAGCTTCCCCGCAAAACCCATCGTGGTCTGCGTAAGGTGGCCTGTATTGGTGCCTGGCATCCTGCCCGTGTGGCTTTCTCTGTGGCCCGTGCCGGTCAGAAGGGTTACCACCACCGTACAGAGATCAACAAGAAGATCTACAAGATTGGCCAGGGCTACCACACAAAGGATGGAAAGCTGGTGAAGAACAACGCCTCCACTGAGTATGATCTGTCCAACAAGAGCATCAACCCCCTG GGTGGATTCGTCCACTATGGAGATGTGACCAATGACTTCGTCATGGTGAAGGGCTGTGTTGTGGGAGTGAAGAAGAGGGTACTGACTCTGCGCAAG TCTCTGCTGGTGCAGACTAGCCGCCGTGCATTGGAGAAGATTGACCTCAAGTTTATTGATACCACCTCCAAATTCGGTCATGGTCGCTTCCAGACCGTGGAGGAAAAGAAGGCGTTCATG